TTTTTCATAGTATCTTATTCTCATAATTTTGTATGGAAGGGGAAATGGAATGTGAAAATGGGATatgtttacccacggaacaccttgagagcgctcaggagctcgttcaacatgtgtccgtgcattccggatccaattggaatttggcagtgttggtttatgaggagaggggaaaaccggagtacccggagaaaaactcaacaaacaaacccaacccacatatgatgccgggaccgggaatcgaaccccgggccacattggtgggaaacgattattattccactattacgtcaCTTTACCATTTTTGGTCAAGAGATCGCGCAAGGTATGAGACGGTAACACATTACAGTGTccagtttgaccggtttagaacattgcaaatacggacggaacgagaagaagaagaagttgtTTCCAACACGATGCAAACCcggagaatttagcttgtcgtTGCTTGTCACTCGTtatttcgtttatccaatcaaataaagggcATTTGAATGCTTTCGTCTGTGTAGCTGTCTTCGTCATTCGCAGGCACCAATTGATATGATTCTCCGTCAATGCAGGAATAAGCCAAAATACTAGAAAATGGCGTAATatatagtggaataataaatctctcattgaaaggtttaacatataatacgtgcGGATATTTTGCTTGTTGCTCGTATTATTTCCGATTCaacgagcaaaatgtccgcacgtattatatgttaaaacATTCAGTACGGGTGTATGTAATTTTCATCGTATTTCTCACTATATAGTACGCGcactatgattggctaatttagcagACCATATTATACAGTAAGGCCCTTTGTCCTGCCCGCTAAATTTGGAATTCTGATGCGACATTTTTCAGCAAGTTTTCCATGTTTATGTGAACTTTTTGAAAcatgcaagcaactatttcaaaaaggcaATAAGATTTACTCGTTCTTTTCAGATTTTGACGCCTGCGGTTTGCTATTCATTTGTGGCAGCTGGACGCTCCGCTTGACTTCAAGTAGTTTCCGTTCCCGCTCGCCCGATTACCGCAATAATAAATACTTTTACTTACCTCGTTTTGACGGTCCGTGCTGTAAGTTACGGCGGTTGCTCGAttttttttccggttgatttaTGGTCCGCGTGCTTCGCGTTCGGGCCATAAAAAAACGCGGTCCGTACCTTAAAGTATGAACCTGGAACTTGGATTGGACCAGGAGTTGGGTTGTAGGAGGCACATATCTTCTGCTTCATGCAACATCCATAAATCGCACAACATTTTCATAAGGGCCTCTACTATGAGGAACTCCCTTTTTAatccaatagacctttttggcGTCCGTCGTTTCGAGAAGTGAGgagataattttataattttaaataTGTTCTTACTTCCTGGTAATTGTGTTGGCACATCCTTCCTTGattcttgaaaaatatatatttcctTTTCAGTCATGCGTGATTGATCAATAAACTTACTGACTGACCGACCAACCAACCGACGTCTGGGTTTTTGGTTGGCCAGGTACTAACTATGGCTCGCGAATTTGTGTTGAATGGTTGGATGGATGGACGAAGAGAGAAAATATATTAGAAATTAAGAATTCAAAGTTATTAGGtttattcatttgtttttttctcccCTTAGACGTGAAGTCATTTTCGAGCTGTATGAGCCTGATCAAGTCCACCTCCTTCCTGGTTATCCTAGCAACGTTTCGGGTTCTCTTCAAGTCGCCTTCTACGTCCAGCAGCCCGCGGGACTCTTCATCGGTAATACCTCTGTATTACCAAGCAACACATTACTTCAAATTGTTGAATCGTTCAAGTCAGAACTTGAAAACGCTATTGGAGCGAACATTACCAGTGTCAAAGCGACATTTGCATATACGACGCCCTTGCCGACGACACAAGTACAGGAATCTGATCATGAAAGCAGCAACAGTACCAACATGATTGCGATTGGTGTTTCTGTTGCAGTGTTTACATTGCTTTTAGTTGTTTGCATTGTCATCTTCGTTTGGCGGTGAGTTCCCTTCATTCActacgttttgtttttcttcggagAGTGtaatttgcaggttgcaggtcatagGTTGCAGGTTAGATTTCGCCTAAAGATTTCCACAAGTACCTTTGTATAGTCTCAATTCATTTGAATAGTTGACTTACTGTTCGGTGAGGTCCATTGTTTGTCAAAGTGTGACAACATCAAGTTTATTGTTTTTCCAGCAATGTCTTGGAGTGCTAAGATGGCGGACATCGTGAATGAGGGCTCTTTGGcagcatattttgttttgttttttcacagTTACACGACTAGACAGCGCAAAAAATATACTGGAAGTTTATTGGTAGCAGTGAATTAATGTTCAACTCTCAACGTGTTCCAACTCAGCGCGGTGTCGATTGCACGAACATGGACTTCgctgaaaattatctgaaatattaaaatgaattgaaactatgggtgcgttcctttggaataatccgaaaaaggatcactgatccaagatcactagGATCATgttgcatcaaaggaaccgatgaATCCAGTCTGAGAAAGGAtttttcggttcctttgatgcaccatgaCCCAAATGATCTTGGATCACTGATCTTTTttggatcatcccaaaggaacgcaccctatGTCAACGGTACTTCAAGAAATCTTTAAGTGAAATTCTGACGAGCAACCCGTAACCTGCAACCTGAAAATTACATCCTCCGGTATTCAAACTTCTCAACCGCAAAAGACCAAAAACctgaagatcaaggtcaaaaaaCCTGGCCCCAGCATGTAATTtggggtttcgacaaaacactgacccccggttaactgacccccttactgacccccctactgaccccctaaaaaatcaatgggaaaatgaatactgcttactttaGCCTCAAcatccctttttaaacagcattgttcaacagtatttaagtctaagcacccattttaaaaaggttagttttcgattattgttgtgatggccgattacttcatgtaagctaacctttttaaaatgggtgcttagacttaaatattgctgaacaatgctgtttaaaaagggtttttgaggcttaagtaagcagtattcattttcgcattgattttatagggggtcagtaggggggtcagtaagggagTCAGTTGACCAgaggtcagtgttttgtcgaaaccctgtaatttgaagggtggatagtgctatccattggataaatcactattcccTGGATAACCCAATTGTTTTTGcaagtgtttatccgctggatagtgatttatttggTGGGtatagtgttatccaccttttgaacaaccgaggcgtcaaaaagaattaaaaacagttcatcaaaatattatttcttgTTTCTGTTTAGCATCGTTTTCCGCCATCTTTACAAAGTCGACGAAACGCATCTTTAtgtaacaattaacgataaccTTATTTGGCATTTGTCTTCTAATTATGGTTGTGAGGTCCGTGTCTTGTCAACCAATCCATCAAATATGACAAATACTACACTACAGAATTggtgccaaaaaaaaacaaatttacaaGGTAGAAAAGGAAATATTCCAGGAAAGTGTATTCCATCGGCCTGTGAATCTGATTACGGTGAATTGCCTCGTGATCATAGTGAGACTGTGAGATTGCCCTAAACTCTTTTAGCCACGGAAGCATGGAAGGAGTACGTAGAATCCTCGGTAGTTTGCTAAGTGTCATGCCATCTTTTAGAGAAATAAGAGATTTGCTTCCTCTGTCGCACGGCTCTAATTTTATTTCGGAACAAGAACTTTTAGTTCTCTACGAGGAATATTAGCCTGCCAACTTGACCTTTCCACAATCTTCGTATGGCGGGTTTCACCTTACTGCgcttttcaataacatgcgaactcttaaattcaaacggTCAACCcgccgacaaatgcgtttttcgctaccgtcaatcaaatgttcggcggctccgaagcttccgactactgtcgagcgcgcagtaatcaaatcacatcgttgagcccagttcagtcaacatagtcggaagctgggaggagccaccgaacatttgattgaaggtagcgaaaaacgcatttgtcgattgagctttgaattgtagagtccgcatgttattgaaaggcgcagtaagtTAATGACATGGAAGACGATGAATGTTTGCCGAAGTTTCGTGATAAAAAGCAAGATTTGGAGACCCTTCAGAGGCTTTGCAAATACCAGGAACACGACATCATATTGCCGACTCCATTCCTTCATGCGCctaaaatcaacaaaattatCTGCATATTTTGAACTCGCTCTCCCTACTCAAATGCTGATATATGTATATACATGAGtttaaattgtttaattaaatacTTTCATCTTGGATAAAGACAAGCGAAAATCCGCGGCGAGAAATGTGAAAGCTCAGACAAATCTTGAAATGTCTGGTGAAAGCTGATAAGCTTTACAATACTAAAAGGTTCGCACCTCTGCTACCGCATTTTGAGCTCAAAATCGACAaataatttagttttcttttttggaaaacaCCAAAGAAGATCAAAAAGGGATAAAATGCCTCTATCTTGCCATTTGGGTTGAAACACTAATATATTAAGTATGTCAAGTACAACAAAATACCACTATGGCCGACCATGATCTCCTACGGAAGCGTACTACGGATAGAAATCACAATCGGTGACGAAATTGGTTGAGACAGTTTGCCAACAGaacacactggcaacgacacttCCATCGTTTTGAAGGAAAAATAGTCCAAAAAGTActtttccgggatacccctccctcttccccctaatcaatgttgtaccgctgttgTCAAGGCTCGTAGGAAACTGAAAACAACACTAAATTGTCCCGGGGCTGATGGGGAGGGCGGCATTTTCTCGCCGAGCTTGAAATAGAccctaaaggataagagtgtctcaataattttgacgccgattgcaGGTGACCTACGCGCGACGGGAAAAATTTCACTTCCGGTCACTGCACTAGTCAATTACGTAGtccttgcttaaagtccctagtgACAGATGATGCGATGGCGAGCCAAAAAAACCTTCTATCAACTTGGAATTGTTGGGGGTGGGGTGGGTAGAAACCCGCTTCTCGTCCTGATccgtttcaaaatggcgacttTTGTTTTTACAAGATGCTTGCACTCGATAGTGCATCATTATTAGCTTAGTACGTTTTTCATTAAACAAATGACGTCAAGGTCAATtgaccattaatttttgttgcaCGAATGACTCCACTTCATTTGGCATCAATCATGACACATTAGGAACCTTAGGGCCTTCACAGATGagccaagttgttatcgacgACTCTTTCCAGCCGACAACTTAATTAAATCGACAAATGTTAGTGTTAAGAAATGCTTTTCCACATACGAAATGTTTAGTTGTCGATAACCGGTACGTTTTGCCGGAGCCTGGGAAAATAGcgacaagaaatgaaaaaacGCCGAAAAAAAATCGTTTGCGTCACTGCAAACACAGGCGTTCCCTGTGAGGGAAAGCTAAATATGGCGAAAAGTATATTAGGATTTTTTATGGAAATCCCGGTATATAAAGGAATTAAGAAGGTAAATTATGTGGAAACATTCTCAAATAAAAAGGCTTACCTTATTatcattgtgggtcgcttcatTCCCGAGTGGTTTATTTTTCCAGATTCAACGCGATTTTAGCCAGACTTCGGTTACTCGTTTTCGCCAACGGTGTTGATAAAATCCCAAGGCCGCACACTCCATTCTGGGCAGCCCACCACATTGAGTCAAATGTTCTTTAATAAAATATCAGGACCCAAGAGAATAAAAAATGTGTCGTTCACAGACAACGGTCTAGCACCGTTGATTCTAAAGTTCGATGTGTCCAACCTTGCTTGTCCAAAACATATTTCGGAAGGTTTTTTCTTTCCATCGAGTGTACAAACTACCGCCTGAGGTCACTCGCAGGGCTACTATTGCGTTTTCGGTggcttgaaatgaaagtttaatatTTGTCAGTCACAGTGGAATTGTAACCcgtaaccgtgggaacattttattaAGGGATCtttgactcaatttggtggGCTCCCCAGATTGGAGTGtacagccttgggattttatgaTACTGCTGGTAACCGAGCAATttaaaaatggctcaaatcgcgttgaatctggaaaaaaacacACAGGAATGAAGCGATCCACAACggcatataattatcttcttaagtcTTTTATaaatcgggattcccatacaaatcctaatTTCTTTGAGTCTTCGTTTGGTTTCTCCAACGATTGCATTGTACCATCAAGATAACGTTTTGGAGTTGCAGTTCAAGCAATGAGTAAGGAAGTGGTGACGTAGAAACCGCTTTTGGGGAGACGAAACTCGAGTCACTACCGCACCTTTTTTGAACTGTTCTGTGAATGAAGAGTTGACCGTTGTCGTTTGACGGAGGAGGTTTTGCCATTCCCCGTGTAACCGTGAAAATGACAGAAAGAGTGGGTCGCTGTTTAGTCAGATAACACCCTTGAACCTTTGGGTCTTACTAAGAAAGATGAAATGTAGTCCATTCTTTCACTATATACTTCTTTATCATTATATCATTCATAGTTAATAGTATATAGGGGACCGGTTTTGAAGcttggcaaacatcaaaggagcaaacaaagatcccaagatttaggttggaaagtccacgaccgtgcacaatcttttgttttgcgctcatatgctaggcatgaattacgtaaccaacacgtttctattggttagttcctcagtacggagtaaacagctattgtgttttgtgcacggtcaaggccaaaaaaagagaacaaaaacctacaacaaagaaatttgtcgggtttcataaccgtTCCCCTCTATTGACTATGtatcatttcagtttttatcATTTCTACGGTTGCTATTAttagtatttattattaatgtacTACATCCGTTAAGTCCGTTAAATTCCTTATCTTAATTACAGTATAATATTACGCGTCTCTTTTAACCGTCGTCAATACTAGTAATTGAAATCCTGATAAAGAAAGGCAGTGCATTTCGAAATACTGTCTTTATACTATAGCTAGCAGTAATTAATGAttcgattcctgttttgtcaccgacgaggcatttgaaagtagttgtatGTTTTGgggagaattttttttgtaCCCTTTCTAGTATTTGTTCAGTAAACAATTATGGTCAGGAATACATGCGTTATataatagaccgtattcataaatggcggctaagtaattattcttttgtctttatgctaatcatcgtaactagcctcgtaaacacgagcaaaattcaaaagaatttttgttccaaagtgaggctaatAGGATGactagcacaaagacaaaagactaatttcttgaccgccatttatgaatacggtctatgcaATGtcagttttgtgggatatcagtAGCCTTTCTTGCTGGATAGCTAAACAGCGCATCTGCCCAGCGTGTAAAGCACGGGATATTGCCGAACGGTCACCCACCCAGGTGGTAACCCCATCTAACAGGACTTGACTTCTCTTGGGCAAGTCGTAACACTATCACATGAAATCTGTACCCGAGGGTCATCCTGCGGAACTCACACAATTAGAATGCGTTCCGCTTGAACcacagggagcccacacaaGCTGTTTGTgtagccgattgttattttatagtaaatgtactaGATTTACCGTTTGCCTCACCTATAGCGATATATCGCTAACTATGTATCTAATTCGatgataaataaacgttgaattacGTTGGTATATAGTCGTCCTTTTGCCTCAAAAGTGGTTTTTTAAGCGATTTTGAATGATTTGGAATTCGCCGTTGACTGTTACTATTATAGAAGTAACAGTCAACGGCGAActcaaaatcgctcaaaaagCCACTTTTGAGGCAACAGGACGACTATATACAacaggtaaggtaattcaacgtttatttatcattgaatTATATACATAGTTATCGATATATCGCTATAGGTGAGGCAAACGGTCAATCTAGTACATTTACTGTATAATAACAATCGGCTACACAAACAGCTTGTGTGCGCCCCCTGTGCTCGAACGCAATGATATATTCCTTCGCTATATCagccttgctttttttttagctttttataacATCTATATTGCTGATTAGGTCCTTCACCAGGATTCAGTGCGTCTGTTTTGTTACGCTGATCCTTGCTCAAGTTGTATGttcttttctcctttgtttttAGTGTAAAAAAGAACCGCGCAAAAGCTGTGATTCGACCAGTTGACGAAGATTACCTTCCAAGAACTCCAATACAAGTCCGTGCGATGAAATATGCATTTGTAGAGTAGGCCGTGTAAATTAATACGCCACGTTTTAAAAgatattatttaaaaaaacaagaaattaaatattttctttcttaaaactgAAATTTCGTTACAAAACGGCAAAGTTCTTTATTCTTTCACATTTTTTTACTTAAACaggtttttaaagaaaattccagctattTGCCGTGTAAAGTATCAAAAAACGAAAGATTGAACATAAATGAGACGCGATTCATTTTACATTAACATTTCATAAGTTTATGCAATTATAGCCTCATTGACGGAGCGCTAGGTTTGCCAGGACATTCGCTTTCTCTTTAACAAAGGTCACACTGTTAAAGACATGTGACAAACGTTCATCATTGTCATCGAACATTAATCAACATTAAAGTTTTAacttaaaatatataaaaatatggAAAATCGCTACcatattatttaattatttaattaataaacaACAGAAAAGGACACGATATTTTGCATTGATTGGGGGAGGGGTTGTTCATTAGAATATTCGACAAATACATTCATCGCTTCTTACATACACAGTTCACAACTTTCAGCAATTATAAGCAGTTATTAtatttaaattaacaaaaaacGAGGTTTACCAAGTAAACTTTATTTCGACGTCTTCAACTTAAGTCCTGAGTTCTGCAGTATAGCAAGACaaatgaataggccatttccaagaaAGCTTCATCTCGGTTTCAAAACGACTTTGAGTTCTAGTTTTCATATAAACTGAACTTAATGATTTTCATACTAAGGACTTCTCTCCTCCACTCCTCTTGATAAAGGAGCTATGGCGATCCAAAAGTGGCCAAATTTCCTCTGAACTTCTTTGATATGTCTCCCCCAGCTGGCTGAGGCTGGAGCACCCGAACTGGTAATCGAGAGATCAAAGGTGCTCCGGTTAAGAGCATTCGGTTTTCTTTCGGAGTGTCTTCAAGATAtcataagaaaagaaaatctcTTCAAAAATGCTCTTATTAAACATtgtcaattaatcaaaaagAGTAAGGCACGTTTTTAGAGTCAAAATTCAAGCATCCAATTCGGCACTTGTTCCCTCAATTTAGCAATTCAGTCAAACCGgccagtgtaaaatgcagacagcagaccaggggtaaaatgcagactaaggttataacgtaactgttgaaaaagcccaaaccctttaggAATCCTAACATTAGTcctaattaggcataaaacaatatttaggttTAACTGTTAGCACTGCTAAAGGGTTTGGcctttttcaacagttatgtTATAACcccagtctgcattttacccctgcaGTCTGAATTTTACACTTTCGCAATTACCCAAATTATTCAAACAAGTCATTCAGTtcagcaattcaaacattcaattgaaGGTATATATACTGGATACAGGATGCAGAATCTAATATTAGCTAGAATCGCCAGGAAATGGCCCAAGACGCCACGGAAACACAAGAAGCACACAATGGAGCTCGTGTAAgtcgtttttattaaatttctcgGCCCCGTATTTTGAACTGTTATATACGATCGTCACATTCCCATGCAAAGCATTTTACGCTAGTTGGCAGCTCCCAAAGGAGCTTGGGATACCTGTGGTTGAAcatccaggggcccgtttctcgaaagtcccgaaacttttacgggccattttcgggtgtcacaattccttttgtaactcaagaacggagagcatttaattcgtcaaacttcacatttaattttctttttggtaccttgaaagcatgttaaaagatccgattcggctttccaaaacaagcgctTTGCAATTTCAcggatggcttttcgggcccaaaaatttttcgggactttcgagaaatgggccctagccccgggttgctcgaagcatggttagcactaaccagcgttaaatgtcgtggaaacctataggttttgatacctctttaCCAACGGTTAgagctaaccaggcttcgagcaactggtcctagattgaaaaaaattagcAGTTAAAAAATCTGCCTCCTTGTCTTCATTTAATCAATCCCTAAGAAATCTTTCCTTGTGATTGGCATTTTCCGCTGTTTTCCCGTTCTCGAGTAGTGAGGAAAGGATATTCATCGGTAAAGTTTGGCTAATTGACAAGCACCACTGTGCCGTTTCCGCTTCCGGAATCTCTCTCGAGATATGGGGGATCTGGAAACGAGATTACATCTTCactcaaaatggcggcgaactTTTGGCTTTCTTCGCACTGCAATCAATGGCTCCTGGATCGCGAAGAGATTGAATTAGAAAGGCAGAAGGACTACCATTACTTAAGAGAAGGCGACTACAAGAAGGTCCACATCTTTTTTATTAACTTCATCCAAGCATTAGGCGAACATTTGAAGCTTCGACAGCAAGTTATCGCCACCGCTACTTTGTATTACAAAAGATTCTACGCCAGGAATTCTCTGAAGAGTATAGATCCGCTGCTAATGGCTCCCACTTGTATGTATTTGGCACATAAAACGGAGGAGTGTGGTGTGATGTCCCACAGCCGCTTTACCGCCGCCTGTAATGCTGTTGTAAAGAACAAATTCAACTTCGCTTTTCCTGGAGATCAATTTCCTTACCGAATGACTCAAGTAAGATTCTTTCCTGACTTATGCAAGCATATTTGTTTCTTAATTCAGTAGAATTATAGTATTCTTTTTCAAGGTCACTTGGCACCTTTTGCCGGCCATTTCAGACGCAGAAACTCCCCCAAACTGGTAATAGTTTTCATTTCCCTTCCCTTTTCCCTTTCCCCTTTTTTCATGTCATCTCTCCTTCCTTTCTCAAGGCCTCCACAGACTTGAGACTACGATCTCGATAGCTATCATTCACGAAAATTAATTGGGTTCATTCCTGGCAGTTATTTGGGGTCCCTTTAAGCATTTGCAATGATCATGTGACTTGGGgtgaagtacatgtaactaGTTTTGTGTTGCAGTGGGTTCATGAGGGGCCGGGCACCGGGCAAATTGACTGCCTGTGCACACACTTTTGCTACGACTTTGCCCGGGTGTTTTCATCTTTTCTGCTTACTTTATTGTATCAAAGACATTAAAAATTCCCAGCTGCCAAACACTGATTTCCTGAGCAAAATCTTAATGAAACCTTTGCTGTTGTGTAATATTGATCTTATCCATTGAAGAATTCCCTTGGTTAGATCAAGAGAATTCACTTGACAGTTTCAGGTGAAAGTTTTCTGGTTAATAAAAACCCTAAAAGAATCCCAGTACTGCGTGCGCATCAATTTCATGGTATGTTCAAATTAAGAAAACATCTGGGTCAGATTATTAGAGGCAAAATGATTACTGACCGACAGTAAAATACGATGGCAGCTTACATTATTAAATTCACACCAATTCAACAACATGATCATGGTTCCTTCTCTGAGCCTGGTTTGCATATAAACAAATGCACTTCTTTCTGTCTTCcatcagtgttttttttccattttagttTACCAAACAGGTTCAGATAGTCCATTGTCAACAGTATTATACCCTAGCAGGCATTATTCATTATTTAGATTGATTCCATCAAAATGGCTAATCTCTCATTCATTCTCTAAATACAGGTTCTTGAATGTGAGTTCTTCTTACTGGAAATGATGGATTGTTGCTTAATTGTATACCACCCTTACCGACCTCTGACACAGTATGTTGCTGACCTTGGAATGGAAGATGCTATCCTGCCGATTGCCTGGCGCATCTTAAATGACAGTCTGCGCACTGATGTCTCTCTCATTTATCCTCCCTATCAGATTGCTTTGGCTGCAATTTACATGGCTTGTGTTATTCAACAGAAAGACtgcaaacaatggtttgctgaaTTGTCTGTTGATATGGACAAGATCCTGGAAATAACACAAGAGATTTTGCAACTGTATGAACTCTGGAAGAGTTATGATGAAAGGACGGAGATTTCAGCCATATTAAGTAGAGCACCTAAACCCAAGGTGCGACCAACATCAGCCACCCCTGGTCAAACCCCTTCACCAGTGCCTCCAGAATCTTAGGCCTGTATAAATAGTGTCAATGAATTCATTTCTTcttaatgttgttgtttttttttttttaattttcaaagggaaaaatttaaaaagagaaTAGAAATACAGAGAATAATTTTACCAGTAATCATTATAAAGTCAATGAGCAAGTTCTCCATTTCAGGGATTCCACGTCAATCAGAATTATGGCATGATTTTATTGTTAGCAAGTGAAACTACCAAAATTCCTGATCAAATACAATCCCCAAAATGGATAGTTTGCTTATAGGCAAGAAAGCACTGGGCTGGGATCAAATAAGACTTGTTTGTTTGCAAACTGCTTGCTAAATAgtgaaaaagcttttttaaattctttaatATTCAACTATTGtaatattatttgaaaatttatttctgATCTAGTACAATGTACATAAGTGGATAAAAGATTGAATTTAAGCCAAAGGGGATGGACCCATCACAGATACATGATTTTCAAATCTtactttgtatttcaaaatCTTCTGAGGAAAGAATTCAAACAATACCCTGATCTGTACAAGGTCCATTCCCACCCTCTTGGAACATTGAGAGCTTCTACATAGAATTACATGTATCTTGTACATTGCAATAAACCTCACGAATGGAAATTGTTAGTTcattaatgtatttttttgttcaaCAGTTTGGAATTTCTTTACATATTAATATATTAGAGCCACAGCTAGTTGTCATAGCTTAATGATGGCTTCCACtcaatttaattattaaatgttGTAATTAACAGGATCATCACAACTCACAATTATCAACATCTTTCATACCCAAAAGTTAATTCATTCAGAGTACAAGGTCAAGGCAATCAAAATTTTGTCAGAAAAAAGATCTTATCCTCCTGAATAGACCTCATACTtccaaaaattattattgtttgccaagaggtcagtgtaaaatgcagactgtggaaaaaaaaaacaaacccttTTATGAAAGCAAAACCTAAGCCTCAACATCGTTTTGGATCAAATTAGGCCTCAAGTTAGTAAAAGTACAGAGTTTGGGTTGTTTCTGCAGTCT
The Montipora capricornis isolate CH-2021 chromosome 10, ASM3666992v2, whole genome shotgun sequence genome window above contains:
- the LOC138022398 gene encoding cyclin-C-like, which gives rise to MAANFWLSSHCNQWLLDREEIELERQKDYHYLREGDYKKVHIFFINFIQALGEHLKLRQQVIATATLYYKRFYARNSLKSIDPLLMAPTCMYLAHKTEECGVMSHSRFTAACNAVVKNKFNFAFPGDQFPYRMTQVLECEFFLLEMMDCCLIVYHPYRPLTQYVADLGMEDAILPIAWRILNDSLRTDVSLIYPPYQIALAAIYMACVIQQKDCKQWFAELSVDMDKILEITQEILQLYELWKSYDERTEISAILSRAPKPKVRPTSATPGQTPSPVPPES